A genomic segment from Neobacillus sp. YX16 encodes:
- a CDS encoding acyl-CoA dehydrogenase has translation MNFDLTKEQEMIRSVIRDFADAEVAPGADERDRTGDFPKEAFSKLADLGIMGLPFPEQYGGGEADTISFAIVVEELSRVCASTGITYSAHISLGGAPLNLFGTHEQKEKYLTPICTGESFGAFGLTEPNAGSDAGGTQTTAVLDGDEWIINGSKCFITNASYANHLAVTAVTDRSKGINGISAFIVPTNAPGFTVIDNYEKMGLHASNTTELILENVRIPQENLLGTIGNGYKQFLATLDGGRIGIGAMAVGIAQGAYDKALQYAKERKQFGKSLSNFQAIQFKLADMAMNIELARNMVFKAAWLKDQGRSFKKEAAFAKLFASEICMRACDQAVQIHGGYGYMKEYQVERFFRDAKLLEIGEGTSEVQRMVIAKQIGC, from the coding sequence ATGAATTTTGATTTAACGAAAGAACAAGAGATGATACGCAGTGTAATTCGAGATTTTGCTGATGCAGAAGTTGCTCCTGGAGCAGATGAACGTGATCGAACGGGGGATTTCCCTAAGGAAGCTTTTTCAAAGTTAGCAGATTTAGGAATCATGGGTCTTCCTTTCCCTGAACAATATGGGGGTGGAGAAGCAGACACAATCAGCTTTGCAATTGTTGTTGAAGAACTTAGTCGTGTATGTGCATCAACAGGCATTACCTATTCAGCACATATTTCATTAGGAGGGGCCCCTCTTAATTTATTTGGCACCCACGAGCAAAAAGAAAAATACTTAACACCAATTTGTACGGGAGAGTCCTTCGGAGCATTTGGATTGACTGAACCGAATGCGGGGTCCGATGCAGGAGGAACGCAAACAACAGCTGTTCTTGATGGAGATGAATGGATCATTAACGGCTCCAAATGTTTTATTACAAATGCAAGCTATGCCAATCACCTTGCAGTGACAGCGGTAACAGATCGCTCAAAAGGAATCAACGGTATTAGCGCATTTATTGTCCCTACTAACGCTCCAGGATTCACTGTAATCGACAACTACGAAAAAATGGGTCTTCATGCCTCAAATACAACAGAACTTATCCTAGAAAACGTAAGAATTCCTCAAGAAAATCTGTTAGGAACAATTGGAAACGGTTACAAGCAATTTTTAGCTACTCTCGATGGCGGAAGGATTGGAATCGGTGCCATGGCTGTAGGAATTGCACAAGGAGCTTACGACAAAGCACTTCAATATGCAAAAGAAAGAAAGCAGTTTGGAAAAAGTTTATCCAACTTCCAGGCAATCCAATTTAAATTAGCCGACATGGCAATGAATATAGAATTAGCCCGGAATATGGTTTTCAAAGCAGCTTGGTTAAAGGATCAAGGACGATCTTTTAAAAAGGAAGCAGCATTCGCAAAATTATTTGCTTCAGAAATATGCATGCGTGCCTGTGATCAGGCCGTTCAAATTCATGGCGGATATGGATATATGAAGGAATATCAGGTTGAGCGATTCTTCCGTGATGCAAAACTTTTGGAAATTGGCGAAGGAACATCTGAAGTTCAACGAATGGTCATTGCTAAACAAATTGGATGTTAA
- a CDS encoding helix-turn-helix domain-containing protein, which produces MMQDTLTHRQLKSLIHVSNVINSKLDIDTIFESIMNETISVVEAAGGGSIWIFDKNQNRLIAKSAQGLFYPQIFRQIKLVSGESMTGMAFAAKKCLIFWDEVEVKQALSTLTPDNRDLLDRAIPSNFHFTSVISSPILQKGKCIGVITLDSFEQSLQFKQEDINLLEAIGHQAAVALEKSSLYNEKELMVRKLSHSIEIHRNLSNLVVNGEGIQSIMDLIHNTIGQHLLLFDEIGELKASACHSTFSVEMTEYMKAYAKQIILTLENSHTISEITINDDTYHLVVLSLGSKLKSLGGLIILSKQKMNEVDIAALEHACTVISLELVKEQAVFETQQRLRGEFVTKLFTGQIDEVLIQKAKNLNFDPNWKYVALIINFEDKLDEQKVFGDYVIRNLLHMVNMPLLGGNSQVTAVRDENQIVALLSLHSRVSSFNIVAEIKELARKLQLQIKNKYSEIDVSIGIGRMKQGLTLVHESFVEATKCIKFLKNYQFDHRILSYTDLGVQRFILQNSQEELLDFIQEVLGPLIQYEQSRKGELLSTLIVYLDQNQNIKKTADSLHIHTNTLSYRLKRIEEILLTDLNDSQPLFNIHLAINIYQYIKDKDTLQKYNS; this is translated from the coding sequence ATGATGCAAGATACATTAACTCATAGGCAGCTAAAGTCCTTAATCCATGTGTCCAACGTTATCAATTCCAAATTAGATATTGATACCATTTTTGAATCAATCATGAATGAAACAATCTCTGTCGTTGAAGCTGCTGGGGGAGGCTCTATATGGATTTTTGACAAAAACCAGAATCGACTCATCGCAAAATCAGCTCAAGGATTATTTTATCCACAGATTTTCAGGCAAATTAAACTAGTTAGTGGTGAATCCATGACGGGGATGGCTTTTGCAGCAAAAAAGTGTCTCATTTTTTGGGATGAGGTAGAAGTTAAACAGGCACTGTCTACATTAACTCCGGATAACAGAGATTTATTAGACCGAGCTATTCCGAGTAACTTTCATTTTACTTCTGTCATTTCTTCACCTATTTTACAAAAAGGAAAGTGTATCGGCGTAATTACACTTGATTCTTTTGAACAATCTTTGCAGTTTAAGCAAGAGGATATTAATCTTCTAGAAGCGATTGGTCATCAGGCCGCTGTTGCTTTGGAAAAATCCAGTCTTTACAATGAAAAGGAATTAATGGTTCGAAAGCTTTCCCATTCAATTGAAATACATAGAAACCTTTCCAATCTTGTTGTAAATGGAGAAGGAATTCAATCGATAATGGACTTAATACATAATACAATTGGACAGCATCTGCTACTCTTTGATGAGATTGGAGAACTTAAGGCTTCCGCCTGCCATTCAACATTTTCGGTTGAAATGACCGAGTATATGAAAGCGTATGCAAAACAAATTATTCTAACACTAGAAAACTCACATACCATTTCCGAAATAACGATAAATGATGATACCTATCACTTGGTTGTATTATCGCTTGGGTCCAAACTTAAGTCTCTAGGCGGGCTCATTATCCTTTCTAAGCAAAAAATGAATGAAGTGGATATCGCAGCTCTTGAACATGCATGTACTGTCATTTCGCTTGAACTGGTAAAAGAGCAAGCCGTTTTTGAAACACAGCAGCGATTAAGAGGGGAATTCGTGACGAAGCTGTTTACAGGACAAATCGATGAAGTACTCATTCAGAAAGCAAAAAATTTAAACTTTGACCCTAACTGGAAGTATGTTGCCCTTATTATTAATTTTGAAGATAAGTTAGACGAGCAAAAGGTTTTTGGTGATTATGTTATCAGGAATTTACTCCATATGGTCAATATGCCATTACTTGGGGGGAACTCTCAAGTAACAGCAGTAAGGGATGAGAATCAAATTGTTGCTCTTCTATCCTTGCATTCAAGAGTTTCTTCGTTCAATATTGTTGCTGAAATAAAAGAACTTGCAAGAAAGTTACAGCTGCAGATTAAAAATAAATATAGTGAGATAGACGTATCGATTGGTATTGGAAGAATGAAGCAAGGGCTTACTCTTGTCCATGAGTCATTTGTAGAAGCGACAAAGTGCATAAAGTTTCTCAAAAACTATCAATTTGATCATCGAATTCTTAGTTATACAGACCTTGGCGTTCAAAGGTTTATTTTACAAAATTCACAGGAAGAATTGCTTGATTTTATCCAAGAAGTACTAGGTCCTCTTATTCAGTATGAACAATCTAGAAAAGGCGAATTGTTAAGTACACTGATTGTATATTTAGACCAAAATCAAAACATCAAGAAAACGGCTGATTCTTTACATATTCATACAAACACCTTAAGCTATCGTTTAAAACGAATTGAGGAAATTCTATTAACGGACTTGAATGATAGTCAACCATTATTTAATATTCATTTAGCAATAAACATCTATCAATATATAAAAGATAAAGACACCTTACAGAAATACAATAGCTAA
- a CDS encoding 6-phospho-beta-glucosidase — MKDSQKILFPEGFLWGGATAANQIEGGFNEGSKGLNIADVLPGGKERLQILMSAGFNFEINREKYTYPNHEAIDFYHRYKEDIALFAEMGFKVFRMSIAWTRIFPNGDELKPNEEGLAFYDQVFDELLKHGIEPVVTISHYEMPLHLVKEFGGWRNRQVVTFFETYANVILKRYKDKVKYWMTFNEINGALKMPIMSMGFSPKREEDRYQETFQAFHHQFVASAIAVKACKKMIPEAKIGCMILFAPVYSYDCNPENIIYSLKEEELFNYFCADVHVRGEYPAYIKRFFKEKNIKLEIHEGDLDIIKEGTVDYIGLSYYMSRTDKQQKSEGEKAQGNIVGGVKNPFLKASDWGWEIDPVGLRISLNKLYGRYQVPLFVVENGLGAYDQMEEDGSINDDYRIDYLREHVRAMGEAIEDGVELMGYTSWGCIDLVSMSTGEMSKRYGFIYVDKNNDGSGTLERRRKESFHWYKKVIESNGGVL, encoded by the coding sequence ATGAAAGATTCACAAAAGATATTGTTTCCTGAAGGTTTTTTATGGGGCGGTGCAACGGCAGCGAACCAGATAGAAGGTGGATTTAATGAAGGGAGTAAGGGCTTAAATATTGCCGATGTTCTTCCAGGAGGAAAAGAGCGCCTTCAAATATTAATGTCTGCAGGTTTTAACTTTGAAATCAATCGCGAAAAATACACGTATCCAAATCATGAAGCCATTGATTTTTATCATCGTTACAAAGAAGACATCGCTTTGTTTGCCGAAATGGGCTTTAAAGTGTTTCGGATGTCGATTGCTTGGACGAGGATTTTTCCGAATGGTGATGAGCTTAAACCCAATGAAGAAGGTTTGGCTTTTTACGACCAGGTTTTTGATGAGTTACTAAAGCATGGAATTGAACCGGTAGTGACGATTTCCCACTATGAAATGCCGCTGCATCTGGTAAAAGAATTTGGGGGCTGGAGGAATCGACAGGTTGTTACTTTCTTTGAAACGTATGCCAATGTTATTCTTAAGCGCTATAAGGATAAAGTGAAATATTGGATGACCTTTAACGAAATCAATGGTGCCTTGAAGATGCCAATTATGAGCATGGGTTTCTCCCCCAAAAGAGAAGAAGACCGTTACCAGGAGACATTTCAGGCTTTCCATCATCAATTTGTTGCTAGTGCTATCGCAGTAAAAGCCTGTAAGAAAATGATTCCTGAGGCGAAAATTGGCTGCATGATCCTGTTTGCACCTGTTTATTCTTACGATTGCAATCCGGAAAACATTATCTATTCTTTAAAAGAAGAGGAATTGTTTAATTATTTCTGTGCTGATGTCCATGTGCGCGGTGAGTATCCAGCCTATATTAAGCGTTTCTTTAAGGAGAAAAATATTAAATTAGAGATTCATGAAGGCGACCTGGATATAATCAAAGAAGGTACAGTGGATTATATTGGGTTGAGTTATTACATGTCCCGTACGGATAAACAACAAAAGTCTGAAGGGGAAAAAGCTCAAGGGAATATTGTTGGCGGAGTAAAAAATCCATTCCTAAAGGCAAGTGATTGGGGCTGGGAGATTGACCCTGTGGGTTTACGTATCAGCTTAAACAAGCTTTATGGAAGATACCAGGTCCCACTATTTGTTGTAGAAAATGGCTTAGGGGCGTACGACCAAATGGAAGAAGATGGTTCCATCAATGATGACTACCGGATTGATTACCTTCGCGAACATGTGAGGGCGATGGGAGAGGCAATTGAGGATGGAGTGGAACTGATGGGTTATACAAGCTGGGGGTGTATTGACCTGGTCAGTATGTCAACCGGTGAAATGTCCAAGCGCTATGGATTCATCTACGTCGATAAGAACAATGACGGAAGTGGAACACTGGAAAGAAGGAGGAAAGAATCTTTCCATTGGTATAAAAAAGTGATTGAAAGCAATGGAGGAGTGCTATAA
- a CDS encoding FAD-dependent oxidoreductase, translated as MQYPNLFKQGKIGNLTLKNRVVMPPMGTNLAGPEGEVTDQLIAYYEERAKGGTGLIIVEFTCIDYEYGKGFIRQLRLDDDVFIPGIHRIANAVHKYGAKVFVQIHHAGRQSNSSLINGKQSVAPSNIACAAVGEKPRELTNAEVKGLVNKFVQSAIRCKQAGIDGVEVHGAHGYLINQFLSPEANLRTDEYGGSFKNRMRFIEEIIVGIREKCGMDYPVTVRLSVDEFIEGGIDLELGKDISRYLETLGVDGLHISCGTYDSMDKIIESPLFEQGWRVYLAEEIKKEVNIPVITVGSIREPQFVENILSEGMADFVAIGRGLIADPEWVNKTMEGREAEIRKCINCLHCIHSVMGNAHVLCSINARAGRELEFKELQHLPYDEKRHVVIVGGGPGGMEAARILSLKGFEVTLFEKDNKLGGQLHLVTDPIYRKKMTWHINYLSSEMKRLNIDVRMNTEATVEVITSLNPYAVLLATGGRPMLPLVEGNDLEHVYTYEDVKLQEKEFTNSKVTVVGSGMICHGTTRRLAEAGNDVTYVEIPTKASNRIGPDTRLRLLEKLKQVHVNVVKDHKLERILPSSIIVKDLVSGKRSEFKSEYVIVAMGVEAYNPLEETLKAQMKYVFVLGDAAGYSSLGDATRDGFEKAYFLESIVTQHREEEVPQTV; from the coding sequence ATGCAATACCCAAACTTATTTAAACAAGGTAAAATAGGCAATCTAACATTGAAAAACAGAGTGGTCATGCCGCCTATGGGAACGAATCTAGCTGGTCCGGAAGGGGAAGTCACTGATCAACTAATTGCATATTATGAAGAAAGGGCTAAGGGCGGGACTGGATTAATTATTGTTGAATTTACTTGTATCGATTATGAATACGGGAAAGGATTTATTAGACAATTAAGGCTGGACGATGATGTTTTCATCCCAGGTATACATCGTATAGCCAACGCGGTACATAAATATGGGGCAAAGGTTTTTGTACAAATTCATCACGCAGGCAGGCAGTCAAATTCTTCGTTAATTAATGGTAAACAAAGCGTTGCACCTAGTAACATTGCCTGTGCTGCAGTAGGTGAAAAACCTCGGGAATTAACAAATGCAGAAGTAAAAGGGCTAGTCAATAAATTTGTTCAGAGCGCCATAAGATGTAAGCAGGCTGGCATTGATGGCGTTGAAGTTCACGGTGCCCATGGTTATTTAATAAACCAGTTCTTAAGCCCTGAGGCAAATTTACGTACGGATGAATACGGGGGAAGCTTTAAGAATCGAATGAGATTTATCGAGGAAATCATTGTTGGAATTAGAGAAAAGTGCGGTATGGATTACCCTGTAACTGTTCGTCTCAGTGTCGATGAATTTATTGAAGGTGGAATAGATTTAGAGTTAGGTAAGGATATTAGTCGGTACTTAGAAACACTAGGAGTAGATGGACTGCATATTAGTTGCGGAACCTATGACTCTATGGACAAGATAATTGAATCCCCGTTATTTGAACAAGGCTGGAGAGTCTATTTAGCAGAGGAGATAAAAAAAGAAGTCAATATTCCAGTTATCACCGTTGGGTCAATTCGTGAACCACAATTTGTAGAAAACATTTTATCTGAGGGGATGGCAGACTTTGTGGCCATAGGAAGGGGATTAATCGCTGATCCTGAGTGGGTAAACAAAACAATGGAAGGACGCGAAGCAGAAATAAGAAAATGTATTAACTGTCTCCATTGTATCCATTCAGTTATGGGTAATGCGCACGTTCTTTGTTCCATCAATGCTAGAGCAGGCCGAGAACTAGAGTTTAAGGAACTTCAGCACCTTCCTTATGATGAAAAACGTCATGTTGTAATCGTTGGCGGTGGGCCAGGTGGAATGGAAGCAGCACGAATTCTATCTTTAAAAGGTTTTGAGGTTACTCTTTTTGAAAAGGATAATAAGCTTGGCGGTCAACTGCACCTTGTAACGGACCCAATTTATAGAAAGAAAATGACATGGCATATTAATTACCTCAGTAGCGAAATGAAACGTTTAAATATAGATGTTCGTATGAATACAGAGGCTACCGTTGAAGTGATCACATCCTTAAATCCTTATGCTGTTTTATTGGCAACAGGCGGAAGACCAATGCTCCCACTGGTCGAGGGTAATGATTTAGAACATGTATATACGTATGAAGATGTAAAATTACAAGAAAAAGAATTTACTAATAGTAAAGTAACCGTTGTAGGAAGTGGTATGATTTGTCATGGAACTACTCGTCGCCTGGCAGAGGCCGGTAATGATGTCACATATGTAGAAATTCCAACAAAAGCCAGCAATAGGATTGGACCTGATACGAGATTAAGACTTCTTGAGAAGCTTAAACAAGTACATGTAAATGTTGTTAAGGACCACAAATTGGAAAGAATACTTCCGAGCAGTATAATCGTTAAGGACTTAGTTTCTGGGAAACGCTCAGAATTTAAATCAGAGTATGTCATTGTTGCTATGGGTGTAGAGGCATATAACCCATTAGAGGAAACATTAAAGGCACAGATGAAATATGTGTTTGTTTTAGGTGATGCAGCAGGCTATAGTTCCCTTGGTGACGCTACCCGTGACGGCTTTGAAAAGGCATATTTTCTTGAATCCATTGTTACACAACACAGGGAAGAAGAGGTTCCGCAAACAGTTTAA
- a CDS encoding M14 family zinc carboxypeptidase gives MKKFSKAVIPAAMALTMTLSSTALAGPQSNPNGPYIEGEQNISLSSYMSNEELTKTLQKLEVSSKGKMKLEVVGYSNHTLDGYKTEAEKGDPLYLVKFGDADPNKKRILITTQIHGNEQIGTEAAIDIIQKLSSGGQEIDEILEKVSIWIMPRINPEGSDNTFEGKWYPTRYTHQTWLPENIALPAGTLAPWYYNADGSERGQANDGRVVYGIPGYDQNRDYNPNLDFRVENEDPAKIAQFLNNKATNNSNYGGFYVTAESRTVTKVFKDFKPDVFVDVHHRGFNTLSDEDNRSVPVQVAAVVADPYTDPFSGKQYEVDEDVLKLGKQVNALANLALQRGNSHFGAIQKYPDVNLPGTALGAFALNDAAIMLIEIKGQSQTLGQKQAGMLKETVKVPLFEVFKGLADGSIHNVDPAIYDAIPESTNRIEDPSTRD, from the coding sequence ATGAAAAAGTTTTCAAAGGCAGTTATTCCAGCCGCAATGGCATTAACCATGACACTTTCATCTACTGCATTGGCTGGACCTCAATCTAATCCAAACGGGCCCTATATTGAGGGGGAACAAAATATCTCTTTATCAAGCTACATGTCAAATGAGGAATTAACTAAAACTCTACAGAAACTAGAAGTATCTTCTAAAGGGAAAATGAAGTTAGAAGTTGTCGGATATTCTAACCATACATTAGATGGATATAAGACCGAAGCAGAAAAAGGAGATCCCTTGTATCTTGTCAAATTCGGAGATGCGGATCCAAATAAAAAAAGAATCTTAATTACAACGCAAATTCATGGTAACGAACAAATTGGAACAGAGGCTGCTATTGATATTATTCAAAAACTATCAAGCGGTGGGCAGGAAATCGATGAAATACTAGAAAAAGTGTCTATTTGGATTATGCCAAGAATTAATCCAGAAGGATCAGATAATACATTTGAAGGAAAATGGTACCCTACTCGTTATACGCACCAAACCTGGCTTCCAGAAAATATAGCACTACCTGCAGGTACTTTGGCGCCTTGGTACTATAACGCAGATGGCAGTGAAAGAGGTCAGGCAAATGATGGCCGTGTGGTGTATGGAATCCCTGGTTACGACCAAAACCGAGACTACAATCCGAATTTGGATTTTAGGGTGGAAAATGAAGATCCAGCCAAGATAGCACAATTCCTGAATAATAAAGCAACCAATAACAGCAATTATGGTGGTTTCTATGTAACAGCCGAATCACGTACGGTAACAAAAGTTTTTAAAGACTTTAAACCTGATGTTTTTGTTGATGTTCACCACCGAGGATTTAATACTCTTTCCGATGAGGACAACCGATCCGTTCCTGTTCAAGTAGCTGCTGTAGTGGCAGATCCTTACACTGACCCATTCTCAGGTAAGCAATATGAAGTGGATGAAGATGTATTGAAGCTTGGCAAACAAGTTAATGCACTGGCCAATCTTGCTCTTCAAAGAGGGAACTCACATTTTGGCGCCATTCAAAAGTATCCTGACGTTAACCTTCCAGGCACAGCACTTGGAGCCTTTGCTTTAAATGACGCAGCCATCATGCTGATTGAAATCAAAGGACAAAGCCAGACACTAGGACAAAAACAAGCCGGTATGTTGAAGGAAACAGTAAAAGTACCATTATTTGAAGTATTTAAAGGGCTTGCAGATGGATCGATTCATAATGTGGACCCAGCGATTTATGATGCCATTCCAGAATCAACTAATAGAATTGAAGACCCTAGTACAAGGGATTAA
- a CDS encoding acetate--CoA ligase encodes MDISGILQVVSNSKLIYPAEEKVRSTSIGSNEAFQELLKLSQDDPAAFWDRAARELDWYEPWNETISGQLPDFRFFSGGISNPSVNLLDRHIANGAGNRTALIWEGENGDTKFYTYNMLLAEVNRFANVLKSFGVKKGDCVAIFLPNLAEAIISVLACFRIGAIYNTIFSGYSEKSLTDRLINFEPKVLITADATERRGKLISLKEKVDNVVPSIPSIEAVIVVDRLGSEVQMKEGRDYWWHEQTNAQSIVCEPERIEANESGIVFYTSGTTGKPKGVVHSGMAFVIQNYIYAKYHMDHRNDDVFWCTADIGWLTMHIWGITGALANGVTTVVFEGAVDYPTKDRFYQIIEKYRVNKLFTAPTALRMLKSMGEKALEKFDLSCLDVISLVGEPFDPETWQWTYDVLGKKKVYINNTWGQTETAGSPIAGAAWLTPMKPGAAGTAFLGAVMDVVDEEGNPVKPGRLGNLVIRKPFPMLCRTLWKEPERYYASYFSQVDGCYYASDLALIDDNGYLWVVGRSDDAFNVAGHRLSTMEMESAVLEIQGVAETAIIGIPDEIKGEVPLVFVRLADTYQETEELRQQINDQIIQQIGKIAAPKSIIFTDMLPKTVSGKIMRRLLKEIVVTGKVQGDITGLEDPATVAQIQKLLAEKASVK; translated from the coding sequence ATGGATATCAGTGGAATTTTACAAGTGGTTTCAAATAGCAAACTCATTTATCCTGCAGAAGAAAAAGTGCGTTCAACCTCCATTGGGAGCAACGAAGCTTTCCAAGAACTTCTTAAATTATCCCAAGATGATCCTGCGGCCTTTTGGGATCGTGCAGCACGTGAACTTGATTGGTATGAACCATGGAATGAAACCATTAGTGGGCAGCTTCCAGATTTTCGCTTTTTTTCAGGCGGCATTAGTAACCCAAGTGTAAATTTACTTGATCGGCATATAGCAAATGGGGCTGGAAACCGGACCGCTCTCATTTGGGAAGGTGAAAACGGGGACACCAAATTTTACACATATAATATGCTTCTTGCTGAAGTGAATCGATTTGCGAATGTTCTTAAATCATTTGGTGTGAAAAAAGGTGATTGTGTCGCTATTTTTCTTCCGAATCTAGCCGAAGCCATTATTTCTGTTTTAGCTTGTTTTCGAATTGGTGCCATTTACAATACGATTTTCTCAGGTTATTCCGAAAAATCATTGACAGACCGACTTATTAATTTTGAGCCTAAAGTATTGATCACTGCGGATGCAACTGAACGCAGGGGTAAACTCATTTCTTTAAAAGAAAAAGTTGATAATGTTGTACCATCTATTCCATCTATTGAAGCAGTTATTGTTGTAGATCGATTGGGATCAGAGGTTCAAATGAAAGAAGGACGGGATTACTGGTGGCATGAGCAGACAAATGCACAAAGCATCGTATGTGAACCTGAGAGAATAGAAGCTAATGAGAGTGGTATTGTGTTTTATACTAGCGGTACGACAGGTAAACCAAAAGGTGTCGTGCATTCCGGTATGGCTTTTGTCATTCAGAATTACATATATGCGAAGTATCATATGGATCACCGTAATGACGATGTCTTCTGGTGTACGGCGGATATTGGCTGGTTAACCATGCATATTTGGGGGATTACAGGTGCCTTAGCGAACGGTGTAACAACTGTTGTCTTTGAAGGGGCAGTTGATTATCCAACAAAAGACCGTTTTTATCAAATCATTGAAAAATACAGGGTAAACAAACTATTTACTGCCCCAACAGCATTAAGAATGTTAAAAAGTATGGGAGAAAAGGCGTTAGAGAAATTTGATTTATCTTGTCTCGATGTCATTTCCCTTGTGGGTGAACCTTTCGATCCGGAAACCTGGCAATGGACCTATGATGTTTTAGGAAAGAAAAAGGTATATATCAATAATACTTGGGGTCAAACCGAAACAGCGGGATCGCCAATAGCTGGAGCAGCTTGGCTGACACCCATGAAACCGGGTGCCGCGGGTACTGCCTTTTTAGGTGCTGTTATGGATGTAGTTGATGAAGAAGGCAATCCTGTTAAACCTGGCAGGTTAGGAAATCTGGTTATCCGAAAACCATTTCCGATGCTATGCCGAACTCTTTGGAAAGAACCTGAGCGATATTACGCATCCTATTTTAGCCAAGTAGATGGCTGCTATTATGCCAGCGATCTGGCATTAATAGATGATAATGGATATTTATGGGTAGTTGGCCGTTCAGATGATGCCTTTAATGTAGCAGGACATCGTTTAAGTACCATGGAGATGGAAAGCGCTGTACTAGAAATTCAGGGTGTTGCTGAAACAGCAATCATTGGAATCCCTGACGAAATTAAAGGAGAAGTTCCACTCGTATTTGTCCGTCTCGCTGATACCTATCAAGAAACAGAAGAATTAAGACAACAGATAAATGATCAGATTATTCAACAAATTGGTAAGATTGCAGCTCCAAAATCTATTATTTTTACTGATATGCTGCCGAAAACAGTCAGTGGAAAAATCATGCGACGTCTATTAAAGGAAATTGTTGTAACCGGAAAGGTTCAAGGTGACATTACAGGATTAGAAGATCCAGCTACCGTAGCACAAATACAAAAACTACTTGCTGAAAAAGCATCAGTTAAATAG